The Anastrepha ludens isolate Willacy chromosome 2, idAnaLude1.1, whole genome shotgun sequence DNA window tattgaagtttatattttgcatttctattatatttcaaataaaacacattttttaataagtatTGTGAATAATGAATATTGACGAATCACATTTGGAAATGGAGCCTGGGTTGGCGAAACAACTACTTGCTAGCGGTGCAGTGTTGGTAATAACAGGAGCACCAGTTGGTACAGAATTCGGCATTGATCTGTGTAACTacaaaattggtgaaaaatttcGTGGTGTAAAAATGATACCACCTGGTCCACATTACATCTGGTGTGCATCATGTGGCCCTTACGGTGATGTGGCGCCACGAGTTGGATTTGTGCATTTCTTCAAAAGCGAAGAAGTTGTAGTTCGTGAGTGGAACGAACGTGATGAAGAAATGCAAGAGAGTCAGAGTAATGACCGCGAACTGGAAAAGAAACGAATACGGGACAATCTAAAGGAGTTCGATAGTTTTCTGGCACCCTATGACTATAGATATTACAATAAGTGGAAACTTCTAGTCGACAAAGTCACCGAGTCTACAGTAGATCGATGCAGACCAATATTGGGACCGATACGCACAAATGTGGAGCTGCAGTCATGCCCAGATGAGGATAGGCCACGCGGTACACCACATATCAATAGCCTGCAACAACAGTGTGGCAAAACAACTGTAAATGAGAGTGACTTGCTACCGAATTTGAAACCGGTTGAAGGCACTGCACCACGTTTCACCCAGCTACCAGAGCGGGTTCCGCAAAATGCTACACCAGCTGAAATTTCGCGAAATAGTATGGATTGTGTGGATGCAATCACGAAGCTTGTTGGTAAATTTCACAGCTCGGAAGCGTTGATCGAGGAGGAACA harbors:
- the LOC128858777 gene encoding protein AAR2 homolog, which produces MNIDESHLEMEPGLAKQLLASGAVLVITGAPVGTEFGIDLCNYKIGEKFRGVKMIPPGPHYIWCASCGPYGDVAPRVGFVHFFKSEEVVVREWNERDEEMQESQSNDRELEKKRIRDNLKEFDSFLAPYDYRYYNKWKLLVDKVTESTVDRCRPILGPIRTNVELQSCPDEDRPRGTPHINSLQQQCGKTTVNESDLLPNLKPVEGTAPRFTQLPERVPQNATPAEISRNSMDCVDAITKLVGKFHSSEALIEEEQLAFVFYLVGCSVESLAHWLKILNLLSHSEKAIHDFKILYMKYCEALMQQLPHLPEELMEAGEYNTVYKDVRSLLVNLNMGGLEASADKLMRKLQKTLKWEFDGLLDEDPEDMPVVVEIA